A single region of the Fenollaria sporofastidiosus genome encodes:
- a CDS encoding DUF3841 domain-containing protein codes for MEYVNLYTRQHENSLYELKNKGVIQNKRLYVSLHMRDISDYFLEKYDHFVKMAAKRVAKNDDVAYPIWCSVSKANCLKPIDKEVVYAITVPKDEVIYFDGAKWDLVLNNQYVPLDKEDAKRFEDVLKKCGADKVYNIFERKYNGIFDDIREEIVSSWERIFDITDRSEFVVQANLWQIKKDWVKHIVYPGDDFFEIVSDMEETWVK; via the coding sequence ATGGAATACGTAAATCTATATACAAGGCAGCACGAGAACAGCTTGTACGAGCTTAAAAACAAAGGCGTCATACAGAACAAAAGACTCTATGTAAGCCTACATATGAGAGACATCTCAGACTACTTCTTAGAAAAGTACGACCACTTTGTGAAGATGGCAGCAAAGAGAGTAGCTAAGAATGATGATGTAGCCTACCCTATATGGTGCAGCGTCTCAAAGGCTAACTGCCTAAAGCCTATAGATAAGGAAGTCGTGTATGCAATCACAGTACCAAAAGACGAAGTCATCTACTTTGACGGCGCTAAGTGGGACCTTGTGCTTAACAATCAGTACGTGCCACTTGACAAAGAAGATGCAAAGCGCTTCGAGGACGTGCTTAAAAAGTGTGGTGCAGACAAGGTATACAACATCTTCGAGCGTAAATACAACGGGATATTTGACGACATAAGAGAAGAAATCGTATCTAGCTGGGAGAGGATATTCGATATCACAGACAGAAGCGAGTTTGTCGTGCAGGCAAACCTTTGGCAAATAAAGAAGGATTGGGTTAAGCATATAGTTTATCCAGGAGATGACTTCTTTGAAATAGTGAGTGATATGGAGGAGACGTGGGTTAAGTAA
- a CDS encoding trimeric intracellular cation channel family protein yields MDYEKFYYIAEIVGTVAFASSGTLVAIRKGMDIFGIVVLAIITAVGGGIIRDITLGITPPMAFRDTTYTSVSIVTALILIIFLSKKIKILSLKGVNRDFMIKYTQIASVLDAIGLGIFTASAVTVGIARGYMNNPFLLIFVGVITGCGGGVMRDLLSDTIPIIFTKNTIYAVASLLGAVAFIILRPYGANFAFFMGVVTTVVLRLLSMKYRWSLPDVSSDLVDGDD; encoded by the coding sequence ATGGATTACGAGAAATTTTACTATATAGCAGAAATAGTCGGCACAGTTGCCTTCGCATCGTCGGGAACCCTTGTTGCGATTAGAAAGGGCATGGACATCTTCGGCATAGTGGTCCTAGCCATAATCACAGCGGTGGGAGGCGGCATCATAAGAGATATCACACTAGGCATCACTCCGCCCATGGCATTTAGAGACACTACATACACAAGCGTTTCGATAGTGACAGCCTTGATCCTTATCATATTCTTATCGAAGAAGATAAAGATCCTAAGCCTAAAAGGTGTTAACAGAGACTTTATGATTAAATACACTCAAATAGCCTCAGTGCTTGACGCCATAGGCCTTGGTATATTCACAGCCAGTGCCGTAACAGTCGGCATAGCGCGCGGCTATATGAACAACCCCTTCCTACTAATCTTCGTCGGCGTGATTACAGGTTGCGGTGGAGGAGTTATGAGAGACCTTTTGTCAGACACCATACCGATTATATTCACAAAAAACACCATATACGCAGTTGCCTCATTACTTGGAGCTGTAGCCTTCATCATTCTAAGGCCATATGGAGCAAACTTTGCCTTCTTTATGGGAGTTGTGACTACAGTAGTCTTAAGGCTTTTGTCAATGAAGTACAGGTGGAGCCTTCCAGACGTTTCATCAGACCTAGTTGATGGTGACGATTAA
- a CDS encoding stalk domain-containing protein — MKKKISLLLAILMLVTLLPTAFAESKTANARKTSQKITLDGQAVDIGAYNIEGHNYVKLRDVAAIMTAKKSQFNVGYDAEKNLVIVETDKPYTKEAGDLAAIKDAKAKAMLEVKKIMVNGEAKDIKTALIKGNNYMQLRDLGALVGFDVGYDEKTKTVLLSSEVKAAKAPRYVMIKSKLYKDTEEINKNMKCGTMDGKILTSVDAKEMPKKDNESNFGTGYEYQIGTDGSITVEIDDKCYIFKEVKEDKKEEKTEEKFSKEDNAIFDRMIAQNNTVVNKYKYYDQVPLTDDNPMATIVNMSTLYGARIYTEGAKIEKSIEDVDGFRTHVIKFTYPGGGVSIMKTVPAEKEGKFQFSSSAQVGPVIRFIDDEKDIRKMSKEELQEKFTMVHDALADKDYKKASEILRELNYDASEEMVKEIAERKIADAKRFGGEIFSRDYEVNYVATEFDSGKYIMFIFIYKNGTVFRFDVYPPIMKGFASIVLVPHN; from the coding sequence ATGAAGAAGAAAATTTCACTGTTACTTGCAATATTAATGCTAGTAACACTACTGCCAACAGCGTTTGCTGAAAGCAAGACAGCCAATGCTAGAAAGACTAGCCAAAAAATTACGCTTGACGGACAAGCTGTTGACATTGGCGCTTACAACATTGAAGGGCATAACTATGTAAAACTTCGTGACGTTGCAGCCATCATGACAGCTAAAAAGTCACAATTCAACGTTGGATATGATGCTGAAAAGAATTTAGTCATAGTTGAAACAGATAAGCCTTATACTAAAGAAGCTGGTGACCTTGCAGCTATCAAAGATGCTAAAGCAAAAGCTATGTTAGAAGTTAAGAAAATTATGGTTAACGGCGAAGCAAAAGACATAAAGACAGCTCTTATAAAAGGCAATAATTATATGCAACTAAGAGATCTTGGTGCGCTTGTAGGCTTTGATGTAGGCTATGATGAGAAGACTAAAACAGTTTTATTATCTAGCGAAGTAAAAGCAGCTAAGGCTCCTCGCTATGTTATGATTAAGTCTAAGCTTTATAAGGACACAGAAGAAATTAATAAGAACATGAAATGTGGAACTATGGATGGCAAGATATTAACAAGCGTTGATGCAAAAGAAATGCCTAAGAAGGACAATGAATCAAACTTTGGAACTGGATATGAGTACCAAATTGGAACTGATGGAAGCATAACTGTTGAGATTGATGATAAGTGCTATATCTTTAAAGAAGTAAAAGAAGATAAGAAAGAAGAAAAAACTGAAGAAAAATTCTCTAAAGAAGATAATGCTATTTTTGACCGTATGATAGCTCAAAACAACACTGTTGTTAATAAGTATAAATATTATGATCAAGTACCACTAACTGATGACAATCCGATGGCAACTATTGTAAACATGTCTACACTATATGGCGCTAGAATATATACTGAAGGTGCAAAGATTGAAAAAAGCATTGAAGATGTCGATGGATTTAGAACTCATGTAATTAAATTTACTTACCCAGGTGGTGGAGTTAGTATAATGAAAACTGTTCCCGCTGAAAAAGAAGGAAAGTTTCAATTCTCGAGTAGTGCACAAGTTGGACCAGTTATTCGCTTTATAGATGATGAAAAAGATATTAGAAAAATGTCTAAAGAAGAACTACAAGAAAAATTTACTATGGTTCATGATGCTCTTGCAGACAAAGATTATAAGAAGGCTAGTGAAATCTTAAGAGAATTGAATTATGATGCTAGCGAAGAAATGGTAAAAGAAATAGCAGAAAGAAAAATCGCTGATGCTAAAAGATTTGGCGGAGAAATCTTCTCTAGGGACTACGAAGTAAATTATGTTGCTACAGAATTTGACAGTGGAAAATATATTATGTTTATATTTATATACAAAAATGGTACGGTATTTAGATTTGATGTATATCCACCTATAATGAAAGGATTTGCAAGTATAGTACTAGTACCACATAATTAA